One region of Epilithonimonas zeae genomic DNA includes:
- the bshC gene encoding bacillithiol biosynthesis cysteine-adding enzyme BshC produces MTIGFEHISSIPKLVKDFLGKKVDGFQEKVFDLGNFKNQIMEKQNSYSDDKREILYNAIFSQNQEEQMSPKQLDYLFSLKDKNTFTVTTGHQLNLFTGPVFFVYKILQTIKTAEFLKSNFPEYNFVPVFWMATEDHDFDEINHFKTREHYYEIKRSAGGDVGNIKIDETFFIQEFEKEFKDNLYGTELILWIKKAYQKGKTHTQAIRYLVNQLFSDFGLLTIDGNEKELKNQVKDIFKKELLSNQLFETTKNQRQFLEDNYGKVQVNPREINLFYLTETRNRIEKINNDYFILDTDLKFSQEEILNELENHPEKFSPNAVLRPAYQETIMPNLAYVGGNAEIMYWIELKDYFTSINLPFPILIPRNSMLFLEEKTFRKIENSGLGVEDFFGNFAEVINQKILDNNEIKVLLQQKEQDLINSFSEIKTKAEQTDKTFVNLVNAEETRQLKSFKRMQKRLLKAEKIKQSEKFEQMQNLFLKVHPGGIWQERVLNFSVFYADLGKQWIADSYQQMDVQKSELIISPI; encoded by the coding sequence ATGACCATCGGTTTCGAACATATTAGTAGTATTCCAAAACTTGTAAAAGATTTTTTAGGAAAAAAAGTGGACGGATTTCAGGAAAAAGTTTTTGACTTGGGGAACTTCAAAAATCAGATTATGGAAAAACAAAATTCCTACTCTGATGACAAAAGAGAAATCCTTTACAATGCAATTTTTTCTCAGAATCAAGAAGAGCAAATGTCTCCAAAACAATTGGATTATCTGTTTTCTCTGAAAGATAAAAATACTTTCACCGTTACAACTGGGCATCAGCTCAATCTATTTACAGGTCCGGTTTTCTTTGTTTATAAAATTTTGCAGACCATCAAAACTGCAGAGTTTTTAAAGTCCAATTTTCCGGAATATAATTTTGTTCCGGTTTTTTGGATGGCGACGGAAGACCACGATTTTGATGAAATCAATCATTTCAAAACGCGTGAACATTATTACGAAATCAAAAGGAGTGCTGGCGGCGATGTTGGGAATATCAAAATCGATGAAACTTTTTTTATTCAGGAGTTTGAGAAAGAATTCAAAGACAATCTTTACGGAACCGAATTGATTCTTTGGATTAAAAAAGCCTATCAAAAAGGTAAAACGCATACACAAGCTATACGATATTTGGTGAATCAATTATTTTCAGATTTTGGATTGTTGACCATTGATGGAAATGAAAAAGAACTTAAAAATCAGGTTAAAGATATTTTCAAGAAAGAATTATTATCCAATCAGCTTTTCGAGACCACTAAAAATCAAAGACAATTTCTGGAAGATAATTATGGCAAAGTCCAAGTCAATCCGAGAGAAATCAATCTTTTCTATTTGACGGAAACCAGAAACCGAATCGAAAAAATCAACAATGATTATTTCATTCTTGACACAGATTTGAAGTTTTCTCAGGAAGAGATTCTCAACGAATTGGAAAATCATCCCGAAAAATTTAGTCCTAATGCGGTGCTTCGTCCTGCTTATCAGGAAACGATTATGCCGAATCTGGCTTATGTTGGCGGAAACGCTGAGATTATGTATTGGATAGAGTTAAAAGATTATTTTACATCCATCAATCTTCCTTTTCCTATTCTGATTCCAAGAAACTCAATGTTGTTTTTGGAGGAAAAAACCTTTAGAAAAATCGAAAATTCAGGATTGGGAGTTGAAGATTTCTTCGGAAACTTTGCGGAAGTCATCAATCAAAAAATATTAGATAATAACGAAATCAAAGTGCTTCTTCAACAGAAAGAACAAGATTTGATTAATTCGTTTTCAGAAATAAAAACAAAGGCAGAACAAACGGACAAAACGTTTGTAAACCTTGTGAATGCAGAGGAAACTCGACAATTAAAATCTTTCAAAAGAATGCAAAAACGTCTTTTGAAAGCTGAGAAAATAAAGCAATCTGAGAAATTTGAACAGATGCAGAATTTGTTTTTGAAAGTTCATCCGGGAGGAATCTGGCAGGAAAGAGTGTTGAATTTCAGTGTGTTCTATGCGGATTTGGGAAAACAATGGATTGCTGATAGTTATCAACAAATGGATGTTCAAAAATCGGAATTGATTATTTCGCCCATTTAA